One window of the Chitinophaga niabensis genome contains the following:
- a CDS encoding Smr/MutS family protein: MKYTVGDKILLLHSKEEGTVVDIMGEDMVLVEVGKSTFPVYLDQIDFPYFHRFTKGKTPLPPKRTPGEEIPREKPSAAPRVEKGVFLTMLPIYESDGMDDVVTTLKFHLLNQTGKGYNYRFEIWLNNKLFLELKQDIHAFQHTYLADLEFEQLNDNPRFEFSFTPKETDLKLAATFEKTWKVKAKQLFQQLAQQQEKQQATIDYLLFDKYPLRTETDAYGFSPVEKKKLQTLTTHVSIKDTTPVTAKYEIDLHIEKLASNWKELSNLEMLGIQLNEFQYNLDLAIAQHQKSMIVIHGIGSGKLRDEVHEILKTVSEVKYFVNQYHPFYGYGATEIFFK; this comes from the coding sequence ATGAAATACACAGTAGGCGATAAGATCCTTTTACTGCATTCCAAGGAAGAAGGAACGGTAGTTGATATTATGGGTGAGGATATGGTATTGGTGGAAGTGGGCAAATCCACTTTCCCGGTGTACCTGGACCAGATAGACTTCCCCTATTTCCACCGGTTTACGAAAGGAAAGACGCCTTTGCCGCCCAAAAGAACGCCGGGTGAAGAAATCCCCCGCGAAAAACCCTCAGCCGCCCCAAGGGTCGAAAAAGGGGTGTTCCTGACCATGTTGCCGATCTATGAATCAGACGGGATGGATGATGTGGTGACCACGCTTAAATTCCACCTGCTGAATCAAACCGGCAAAGGGTATAATTACCGTTTTGAGATATGGCTGAATAACAAGCTGTTCCTGGAACTGAAACAGGATATCCATGCATTCCAACATACTTACCTGGCAGACCTGGAGTTTGAACAGTTGAACGACAATCCCCGTTTTGAATTCTCTTTCACGCCAAAAGAAACGGACCTGAAACTGGCCGCCACTTTTGAAAAAACATGGAAGGTGAAAGCAAAACAACTGTTCCAGCAACTGGCACAGCAGCAGGAGAAGCAACAGGCCACCATCGATTACCTGCTCTTCGATAAATACCCGCTCCGCACGGAAACAGATGCCTATGGCTTCAGCCCGGTGGAAAAAAAGAAACTGCAAACCCTCACCACTCATGTTTCCATCAAGGATACCACGCCTGTTACGGCTAAATATGAAATAGACCTTCATATTGAAAAGCTGGCCAGCAACTGGAAGGAACTGAGTAACCTGGAAATGCTGGGCATACAGCTGAATGAATTCCAGTACAACCTGGACCTCGCGATTGCACAGCATCAGAAAAGCATGATCGTGATACACGGCATCGGTTCCGGTAAACTGCGGGATGAGGTACATGAGATCCTGAAAACAGTGTCCGAGGTCAAATACTTTGTGAACCAATACCATCCTTTCTACGGATACGGGGCCACCGAGATATTTTTTAAGTAA
- a CDS encoding DoxX family protein, protein MNLLQRIDRWGETHHPIWIDGLRIVLGLILMWKGIQFVGNIDLLKARIDEQPFLTVLSFWLAHIIVFAHIAGGLLIAMGLLTRVGILANIPILFGAVFFVNTPVNLFAVHSEMILSVIVLCALIFFLVEGSGRFSVDEYMRRHPEKAPGTN, encoded by the coding sequence ATGAACCTCCTGCAACGCATAGACCGGTGGGGTGAGACGCATCACCCCATATGGATAGACGGATTAAGGATCGTGCTTGGATTGATCCTGATGTGGAAAGGTATACAGTTCGTAGGCAATATAGATCTGCTGAAAGCGCGGATAGACGAACAGCCCTTTCTCACGGTATTATCTTTCTGGCTGGCTCATATAATTGTATTTGCTCACATTGCCGGTGGTTTGCTCATTGCCATGGGTTTACTCACACGCGTAGGCATCCTTGCCAACATCCCCATTCTTTTCGGGGCGGTTTTCTTTGTTAACACACCGGTTAATCTTTTTGCCGTTCACTCTGAAATGATCCTGTCAGTTATTGTGCTTTGCGCACTGATATTCTTCCTGGTGGAAGGCAGTGGCCGTTTCTCCGTGGATGAATATATGCGGCGGCATCCGGAAAAAGCACCCGGAACGAATTAG
- a CDS encoding amino acid permease, producing the protein MSNSLFRKKSLSKIMQDAKDGVSDSHGGASLTKVLNVRDLTLMGVAAVIGAGIFSTIGQAAYNGGPGVIFLFLLTAVTCGFTALCYAEFASRVPVAGSAYTYSYVTFGELAAWIIGWALILEYSIGNIVVAISWSSYFNNVLEGMNIHLPAWLITDSSTAKAAYEHAVTSNLPVEGLAWSTAPLLGGWKVIMNIPAFLIVVLITIVAYIGIRESKRSANAMVGLKIVVLAVVVLIGVFYINTDNWTPFLPNKFEGVLKGVSAVFFAYIGFDAISTTAEETANPQRDMPRAMIYSLVICTIIYIVVTLVITGMVNYSEFNHIADPLAYVFDKLNMEKVGYVISISAVIAATSVILVFQIGQPRIWMSMSRDGLLPKKFAKVHHKFHTPSFATIVTGFIVAIPSLFVESGIVTDLTSIGTLFAFVLVCGGVLLLPKVDKDSKKFNLPYINGMIIVPAIFALFCFFFWDKIEDTFLNLATIEHERILFLIFLILSLAITVATMIKRFSLIPVLGMLCCLYLMIEIPVKSWLVFFCWMGFGLLVYFLYGYWKSKLAPKQA; encoded by the coding sequence ATGTCTAACTCGCTTTTCAGGAAAAAGTCCCTGTCCAAAATTATGCAGGACGCTAAGGATGGCGTTTCTGATTCACATGGCGGTGCCAGTCTTACCAAGGTGCTGAATGTACGAGATCTTACCCTGATGGGCGTGGCGGCTGTGATCGGCGCCGGTATCTTTTCCACTATTGGCCAGGCAGCTTACAACGGCGGCCCCGGCGTTATCTTCCTCTTTCTTTTAACAGCGGTTACCTGCGGATTTACTGCTTTATGTTATGCAGAATTTGCTTCCCGTGTACCCGTTGCCGGCAGCGCCTATACTTATTCCTATGTTACATTTGGTGAACTGGCAGCCTGGATCATAGGCTGGGCACTAATCCTGGAGTATTCCATCGGTAATATTGTGGTGGCTATTTCCTGGAGCAGTTATTTCAACAATGTACTGGAAGGCATGAATATACATCTTCCGGCCTGGCTGATCACCGATTCCAGCACAGCGAAAGCAGCATACGAACATGCGGTGACTTCCAATTTACCGGTGGAAGGGCTTGCCTGGAGCACTGCACCTTTATTAGGTGGCTGGAAGGTGATCATGAACATCCCTGCGTTCCTGATCGTAGTGCTGATCACTATTGTGGCTTATATCGGTATCCGCGAAAGCAAACGGAGTGCGAATGCCATGGTAGGGTTGAAGATCGTTGTATTGGCAGTAGTGGTGCTCATAGGCGTGTTCTATATCAATACGGATAACTGGACGCCCTTTCTGCCGAATAAATTTGAAGGTGTATTGAAAGGCGTGTCTGCGGTGTTCTTTGCCTATATTGGTTTTGATGCCATCTCCACTACGGCGGAGGAAACGGCTAACCCGCAAAGGGATATGCCGCGTGCCATGATCTATTCCCTTGTTATCTGTACCATTATCTACATTGTGGTAACATTGGTGATCACAGGGATGGTGAACTATTCTGAGTTCAATCATATTGCAGATCCGTTAGCGTATGTGTTTGATAAACTGAACATGGAGAAAGTGGGATACGTGATCTCCATCAGTGCGGTAATTGCTGCCACGAGTGTGATCCTGGTATTCCAGATCGGGCAGCCACGTATCTGGATGAGCATGAGCCGGGATGGCCTGCTGCCAAAGAAATTCGCGAAGGTGCATCATAAATTCCATACGCCCAGCTTTGCCACCATTGTTACCGGTTTTATCGTGGCGATCCCTTCCTTGTTCGTGGAAAGCGGCATCGTTACAGACCTCACCAGTATAGGTACCCTGTTTGCATTTGTACTGGTATGCGGGGGCGTGTTATTGCTGCCAAAAGTGGATAAAGATTCCAAGAAATTCAACCTTCCTTATATCAACGGAATGATCATTGTGCCGGCGATCTTTGCTTTGTTCTGTTTCTTCTTTTGGGATAAGATAGAAGATACTTTTCTGAACCTGGCTACCATAGAGCATGAGCGCATCCTTTTCCTGATCTTCCTGATCCTGAGCCTTGCTATTACAGTAGCTACCATGATCAAACGTTTCTCGCTGATCCCGGTATTGGGCATGCTTTGCTGCCTGTACCTGATGATAGAGATACCGGTGAAGAGCTGGTTGGTGTTCTTCTGCTGGATGGGCTTTGGCCTGCTGGTATATTTCCTCTATGGATACTGGAAAAGCAAACTGGCACCGAAACAAGCGTAA
- a CDS encoding polyprenyl synthetase family protein yields MHSFKELSEKFEQQFSKRQFPDQPSNLYDPAQYILGIGGKRIRPVLCLLGNELFDEIHQDAYHAANAVELFHNFTLIHDDIMDKAPLRRGMPTVHTRYNDSAAILAGDVMLIHSYEHLNKINSKIRTKIVQVFNKAAREVCEGQQLDMDMEQKQPEQVDFTDYVNMIALKTSVLLAASLQMGGIIGGGSEGNQKHLYEFGKHVGIAFQIQDDYLDAFGDPEKFGKKQGGDILINKKTFLLLKALELCTPVQRKHLHQLMDTNPENKVEEVLQVFRDCKVDEWAEKEKELFSNKAFEHLDSIAVISGRKQSLRELADFLLTRQH; encoded by the coding sequence ATGCATTCATTTAAAGAATTATCAGAGAAATTTGAACAACAGTTTAGTAAAAGACAGTTCCCGGACCAGCCTTCCAACCTGTATGATCCTGCGCAATACATTTTAGGGATAGGGGGGAAAAGAATACGCCCCGTGCTCTGCCTTTTAGGTAATGAGCTGTTTGATGAGATCCACCAGGATGCTTATCACGCCGCCAATGCCGTAGAGCTGTTCCATAATTTCACCCTGATCCATGATGATATTATGGACAAGGCGCCCCTGCGCCGCGGTATGCCTACGGTGCATACCAGGTATAACGATTCCGCCGCTATCCTGGCCGGGGATGTTATGCTGATCCATAGCTATGAACACCTGAATAAGATCAACAGCAAGATCCGCACGAAGATTGTGCAGGTGTTCAACAAAGCTGCCCGCGAAGTATGTGAAGGCCAGCAGCTGGATATGGACATGGAACAAAAGCAGCCTGAACAGGTTGATTTTACAGACTATGTAAATATGATCGCGCTGAAAACTTCCGTACTACTGGCTGCCAGCCTGCAAATGGGCGGTATCATCGGTGGCGGCAGCGAAGGCAATCAAAAACACCTGTATGAGTTTGGCAAACATGTAGGTATTGCTTTCCAGATACAGGACGATTACCTGGATGCATTTGGCGATCCGGAGAAATTCGGTAAGAAACAGGGTGGAGACATCCTCATTAATAAAAAAACATTCCTGCTCCTGAAAGCACTGGAACTTTGTACGCCGGTACAACGCAAACACCTGCACCAATTGATGGATACCAATCCTGAGAATAAGGTAGAAGAAGTGTTGCAGGTATTCCGGGACTGCAAGGTAGATGAATGGGCGGAGAAAGAAAAGGAGCTTTTCAGTAATAAAGCATTTGAGCACCTGGATAGTATAGCCGTAATTTCCGGCCGCAAGCAGTCCCTCCGGGAGCTGGCTGATTTTCTTTTGACGAGACAACATTGA
- the rnr gene encoding ribonuclease R encodes MTKKEKPKKNSSQKKTYKGIVDVTRTGMAYVTVEGLASDILVKQKNIGSALDGDEVLVDVIGNGKSRGRTEGYITDVLKRKKTEFTGTIQLSKNFAFLLPDKGAFMPDIYIPENSLKGAKDGDKAVVKIVAWGEKTRKPVGEILEILDASDTNDQAMKEILVESGFPLNFPDEVLEELATIEESISASVIKDRKDFRKILTFTIDPVDAKDFDDAISIRKLKSGLYEVGVHIADVSHYVEPSTALDKEAERRATSVYLPDRVLPMLPEKISNELCSLRPHEDKLTFSAVFQMDEKGVVKQHWIGRTVIHSAHRFTYEEVQEVIEKGEGPYLQEVLLLNNMAQTLRKKRFKDGAINFSSQEVRFQLDATGKPIGIMVKESKEAHQLIEEFMLLANRTVAEYVSKQKAANKQPVPFPYRVHDTPDEEKMHVFAVFANKFGHKFDVSNPESIARSFNQLLTDVKGKPEQHVLETLGIRTMAKAIYTTENVGHYGLGFEHYCHFTSPIRRYPDVLVHRIVAQCLAGDIKVDKQLEKRCKHSSDMERKAMDAERAGNKYKQVEYMQQYIGDTFEGVVSGVAHFGFWVETVDTKCEGLVSIHNMDEVFRHSEEDYALVGQQTGRKIRIGDKVTIRVVAASLAKRQLDYDLVENGGGNTEKRSTATTGRPAPSYKPGRPSKPKDKSKARKKKK; translated from the coding sequence ATGACAAAAAAAGAGAAACCCAAAAAGAATAGCAGCCAGAAAAAGACCTATAAAGGTATTGTGGATGTTACGCGCACAGGAATGGCCTATGTGACCGTAGAAGGACTGGCCAGCGATATCCTCGTAAAACAAAAGAACATCGGATCCGCTTTGGACGGCGATGAAGTTTTGGTAGATGTGATCGGCAACGGAAAAAGCCGGGGCCGCACAGAAGGTTATATCACAGACGTACTGAAAAGAAAGAAAACAGAATTCACCGGCACTATACAGTTAAGTAAGAATTTCGCTTTCCTGCTCCCGGACAAGGGAGCTTTTATGCCTGATATCTATATTCCTGAAAACTCCCTCAAAGGAGCAAAGGATGGTGATAAAGCCGTAGTGAAGATCGTGGCCTGGGGAGAAAAGACCCGCAAGCCCGTTGGAGAGATCCTCGAGATCCTGGATGCCAGCGATACCAATGACCAGGCTATGAAAGAGATCCTGGTGGAAAGTGGTTTTCCGCTGAACTTCCCGGACGAAGTGCTGGAAGAACTGGCTACTATCGAAGAAAGTATCAGCGCCAGCGTTATAAAAGACCGGAAAGACTTCCGTAAGATCCTCACTTTCACCATAGACCCCGTTGATGCCAAGGATTTTGATGATGCCATCTCTATCCGTAAACTCAAGAGCGGCCTGTATGAGGTGGGGGTGCATATTGCAGATGTAAGCCATTATGTGGAACCCTCCACAGCGCTGGATAAAGAAGCGGAAAGACGTGCTACATCCGTATACCTGCCGGACAGGGTGTTACCTATGCTGCCGGAAAAGATCTCCAATGAATTGTGTTCGCTGCGGCCGCATGAAGATAAACTTACGTTCTCCGCGGTATTCCAGATGGATGAAAAAGGTGTTGTAAAACAGCACTGGATAGGCCGTACCGTGATCCATTCCGCACACCGCTTCACGTATGAAGAAGTGCAGGAAGTAATAGAAAAGGGCGAAGGCCCCTATCTCCAGGAGGTATTGTTGCTGAACAATATGGCACAGACCTTACGTAAGAAACGTTTTAAAGATGGTGCCATTAACTTCTCTTCACAGGAAGTGCGCTTCCAGCTGGATGCAACGGGGAAACCTATTGGCATTATGGTGAAAGAAAGTAAAGAAGCCCATCAGCTGATCGAAGAGTTTATGCTGCTGGCAAACCGTACGGTGGCGGAATATGTATCCAAACAGAAAGCAGCAAATAAACAACCTGTGCCATTCCCTTACCGGGTACACGATACACCGGATGAAGAGAAGATGCATGTGTTTGCGGTGTTTGCGAATAAGTTCGGACACAAATTTGATGTAAGCAATCCGGAAAGCATTGCCAGATCCTTCAACCAATTATTGACAGATGTGAAAGGCAAACCGGAACAGCATGTGCTGGAAACACTCGGTATCCGTACCATGGCAAAAGCCATCTACACAACAGAAAATGTGGGCCACTATGGTTTAGGATTTGAGCATTACTGTCATTTCACTTCGCCCATCCGCCGTTACCCGGATGTACTGGTACACCGCATTGTGGCACAATGCCTGGCAGGTGATATCAAGGTGGACAAACAACTGGAGAAACGCTGCAAACATTCTTCCGATATGGAAAGGAAGGCGATGGATGCAGAACGTGCCGGTAACAAATACAAACAGGTGGAATATATGCAGCAATACATCGGTGATACCTTTGAAGGTGTGGTAAGCGGTGTGGCGCATTTCGGCTTCTGGGTAGAAACAGTGGATACGAAATGCGAAGGGCTGGTAAGCATTCATAACATGGATGAAGTATTCCGCCATTCTGAAGAAGACTATGCATTAGTCGGGCAGCAAACAGGCCGTAAGATACGTATAGGCGATAAAGTGACCATCCGCGTGGTGGCGGCCAGCCTGGCAAAACGCCAGCTGGATTATGACCTGGTGGAAAATGGTGGAGGGAATACCGAAAAACGCAGTACTGCAACAACCGGCAGACCCGCTCCATCCTACAAACCAGGCCGGCCCTCCAAACCGAAGGATAAATCAAAAGCCAGGAAGAAAAAAAAGTAA
- the lpxK gene encoding tetraacyldisaccharide 4'-kinase → MWQYLKYLLYPFSLLYGLVLWIRNRLYDNGMLTAVEFDLPVISVGNLSVGGTGKTPHVEYLIRLLKQHYRLATLSRGYNRRTKGYLLATPGSSSADIGDEPMQFHRKFPDVTVCVGEERMLAVPQLLGDRPETQVILLDDAFQHRSIKPGMNLMVTDHSRLFTRDHVVPFGRLREDRKGYHRANGIIVSKCPAKLSVQEKESITREISPLPHQRLFFTTLQYGGLYHLFQPEPAQLPADASILVVCGIARPEPLVQHLLERYANVHLLSFPDHYYYTQKDLDKIKLELEQLDGEHKYIVTTEKDAVRLHLLRDRITGMGLPFMVLPVEVQFLFGEADSFNSYIFDYVANAMLAAENEYAE, encoded by the coding sequence GTGTGGCAGTATTTAAAATATCTTTTATACCCTTTTTCCCTTTTATACGGACTTGTATTATGGATACGCAACCGGCTATACGATAATGGCATGCTCACCGCCGTGGAGTTTGATCTGCCGGTGATATCAGTAGGTAACCTTTCTGTAGGCGGTACCGGCAAAACGCCGCATGTGGAATATCTTATCCGTTTGCTTAAACAACATTACCGCCTGGCTACTTTAAGCCGTGGTTATAACAGGAGAACGAAAGGTTACCTGCTGGCAACGCCCGGCAGTTCCTCTGCAGATATAGGAGATGAACCCATGCAATTCCACCGGAAATTCCCGGATGTAACGGTATGCGTAGGAGAGGAAAGGATGCTGGCAGTACCCCAGTTACTGGGAGACCGGCCTGAAACACAGGTGATCCTGCTGGACGATGCTTTTCAGCACCGTTCCATTAAACCGGGTATGAACCTGATGGTCACAGATCACAGCCGTTTGTTCACGCGGGACCATGTTGTGCCATTTGGGCGGTTGCGGGAAGACAGGAAGGGCTACCATCGCGCCAACGGCATTATTGTTTCCAAATGCCCGGCAAAACTGAGCGTGCAGGAGAAGGAGTCCATTACCCGGGAGATCAGCCCATTGCCGCACCAGCGGCTGTTCTTCACCACATTGCAGTATGGAGGGCTGTACCACCTGTTCCAGCCGGAACCGGCTCAGCTGCCGGCGGATGCCTCCATCCTGGTGGTCTGCGGAATTGCCAGGCCGGAACCTTTGGTACAACATTTGTTGGAAAGGTACGCAAACGTACATCTGCTCTCTTTCCCTGATCATTACTACTACACACAAAAGGACCTGGACAAGATAAAGCTGGAGCTGGAACAGCTCGATGGCGAACATAAATACATCGTTACTACTGAAAAAGATGCCGTGAGGCTGCATCTGCTGCGTGACAGGATAACAGGTATGGGTTTGCCGTTCATGGTCCTCCCCGTGGAAGTACAATTCCTCTTTGGAGAGGCAGATTCGTTTAATAGTTATATTTTTGATTACGTAGCAAATGCTATGTTAGCGGCTGAAAATGAATACGCTGAGTAG
- a CDS encoding 5-formyltetrahydrofolate cyclo-ligase, translated as MTHNKQEIRKAYLSKRLALSDEEAQHRNARLLEQCKSLVLPPHSRYVHLFLPITAKKEVDTYPLAAWLREQYPGISLVLSRSYLATASMQHYLWDEHTMLIHNSYGIPEPENGKLIAPQEMDVVFVPLLAFDEAGHRVGYGKGMYDTFLQQCRKDVLKIGLSLFEPVPALIEDVFEGDVPMDCIITPERIYTFTA; from the coding sequence ATGACCCATAATAAACAGGAGATCCGGAAAGCTTATCTTTCAAAACGGCTGGCCCTCTCAGATGAAGAAGCGCAGCACCGCAATGCGCGCTTACTGGAACAATGTAAATCACTCGTGCTGCCGCCGCACAGCAGGTATGTACATCTTTTCCTTCCCATCACAGCAAAAAAAGAAGTGGACACTTATCCGCTGGCAGCATGGCTGCGGGAACAGTATCCGGGTATTTCACTCGTCTTATCCCGCTCTTATCTTGCAACCGCCAGCATGCAGCATTACCTTTGGGATGAGCATACCATGCTTATCCATAATTCATACGGCATTCCTGAACCAGAGAACGGAAAGCTGATAGCGCCACAGGAAATGGATGTAGTATTTGTACCGCTGCTGGCTTTTGATGAAGCAGGCCACCGGGTAGGATACGGAAAAGGAATGTATGATACTTTCCTGCAGCAGTGCAGGAAAGATGTACTGAAAATAGGATTAAGTCTTTTTGAGCCGGTTCCGGCGCTCATTGAAGATGTTTTTGAAGGTGATGTACCTATGGACTGCATCATTACACCGGAACGGATCTATACTTTTACAGCTTAA
- the bioD gene encoding dethiobiotin synthase, with amino-acid sequence MNNIFITGIGTGVGKTVASACVTEALGAQYWKPIQAGLQDTTDTQTVRALISEPSHVKDELYRLHMPASPHLAASREGITIYEEKIVERAQQMQKSDQPLVIEGAGGLMVPISQSVFTIDLIKALGAKVIIVAQNYLGSINHSLLTAMALKQANIPVIGWIFNGDHHSNEEDIIGWSNYPRIARIARARKLNKEFVLAQAALIRPGLQQLIPA; translated from the coding sequence ATGAACAACATCTTCATCACCGGCATTGGTACCGGCGTAGGAAAAACAGTGGCATCCGCCTGTGTAACGGAAGCGCTGGGCGCCCAGTACTGGAAACCCATACAGGCGGGCTTGCAGGACACCACGGATACACAAACGGTCAGAGCATTGATCAGTGAGCCGTCCCATGTTAAAGATGAGTTGTACCGTTTGCACATGCCGGCTTCCCCCCATCTGGCTGCCAGCAGGGAAGGGATCACCATCTATGAGGAAAAGATCGTGGAGCGGGCGCAGCAGATGCAGAAATCAGATCAGCCCCTGGTGATAGAGGGTGCAGGCGGATTGATGGTGCCCATCAGTCAGAGCGTGTTCACCATCGACCTGATCAAGGCCCTGGGTGCAAAAGTGATCATCGTTGCGCAGAATTACCTGGGCAGCATCAATCACAGCCTCCTTACCGCCATGGCCCTCAAACAGGCCAATATACCCGTTATCGGATGGATCTTCAACGGGGACCATCATTCCAACGAAGAGGATATCATCGGCTGGAGTAATTATCCCCGCATTGCCCGTATTGCCCGTGCACGCAAGCTGAACAAGGAGTTCGTGCTGGCGCAGGCTGCATTGATCCGGCCGGGCTTACAACAATTAATACCTGCATGA
- a CDS encoding pyridoxal-phosphate dependent enzyme, whose amino-acid sequence MMKYCENILETIGDTPLVKLHRVTAELPCPVFAKVEFFNPGNSIKDRMAIKMVEEAEKQGLLKPGGTIIEGTSGNTGMGLALAAVIKGYKCIFTTTDKQSKEKVDILKAVGAEVIVCPTNVLPEDPKSYYSVSRRLGKEIPNSFYVNQYDNLANRDAHYEQTGPEIWDQTDGKITHLVVATGTGGTITGTGKFLKEKNPAIQVWAIDSYGSLLKKFHETGELDMSEVYPYITEGIGEDFVPQNYDMSVIDHFEKVTDKDGAVMARRISKEEGIFVGYSAGSAIAGLLQLKAKLKPTDVVVVVFHDHGSRYVGKVYNDQWMMERGFLDVKTVKDVVNSRRNLPLVTILPDEKISDVIAKMKKYDIEHLPVLQGNEFVGSISESGLFNKLIDQPDLKEASVKSVMQKAFPIVSMETPIEKLTIYINKENGAVLAQDESANYHIITKYDIIQALGN is encoded by the coding sequence ATGATGAAGTACTGCGAAAACATTCTTGAGACCATTGGAGACACCCCGCTTGTAAAGCTTCACCGCGTTACTGCCGAACTTCCCTGTCCTGTATTTGCGAAGGTGGAGTTCTTTAACCCCGGCAATTCCATCAAAGACCGTATGGCTATTAAAATGGTGGAAGAAGCAGAAAAACAGGGCCTGCTGAAACCCGGCGGCACCATCATTGAAGGTACCTCCGGTAATACCGGTATGGGCCTTGCCTTAGCCGCCGTGATCAAAGGTTATAAATGTATTTTCACCACTACCGATAAACAATCCAAAGAAAAGGTGGATATCCTGAAAGCCGTTGGTGCAGAGGTGATCGTTTGCCCAACCAATGTGCTGCCGGAAGATCCTAAATCCTATTATTCCGTATCCAGGAGGCTGGGCAAGGAAATACCCAATTCCTTCTACGTGAATCAATACGATAACCTCGCGAACCGGGATGCACATTATGAGCAGACCGGCCCTGAAATATGGGACCAGACGGATGGTAAGATCACTCACCTGGTTGTAGCCACCGGCACCGGCGGCACCATTACCGGCACCGGTAAATTCCTGAAAGAAAAGAACCCTGCCATCCAGGTATGGGCCATTGATAGTTACGGTTCACTGCTCAAAAAGTTCCATGAAACAGGGGAACTGGATATGAGTGAAGTATACCCTTATATCACAGAGGGCATCGGAGAAGATTTTGTGCCGCAGAACTATGATATGAGTGTGATCGATCACTTTGAAAAAGTAACAGATAAAGACGGTGCTGTTATGGCACGCCGCATCTCCAAAGAAGAAGGCATCTTTGTTGGTTACTCCGCAGGATCTGCCATAGCAGGCCTTCTGCAACTGAAAGCAAAACTGAAACCAACAGATGTGGTGGTAGTGGTATTCCACGATCATGGCAGCCGTTACGTGGGAAAAGTATACAACGATCAGTGGATGATGGAACGCGGATTCCTGGATGTAAAAACAGTGAAAGATGTAGTGAACAGCCGCCGCAACCTGCCATTGGTGACTATCCTGCCCGATGAAAAAATAAGTGACGTGATCGCGAAGATGAAAAAATATGACATTGAACATCTGCCTGTTTTACAGGGCAATGAATTCGTAGGGTCTATTTCGGAAAGCGGATTATTCAACAAACTGATAGATCAGCCGGACCTGAAAGAAGCTTCCGTAAAAAGTGTGATGCAGAAAGCATTCCCCATCGTAAGTATGGAAACACCCATCGAAAAATTAACGATCTACATCAATAAAGAAAATGGCGCCGTGCTGGCTCAGGACGAATCCGCCAATTATCATATCATCACCAAATACGACATTATCCAGGCATTGGGTAATTAA
- a CDS encoding ABC transporter substrate-binding protein yields MLYKDQLGREVEIPSPPQRIVSVVPSQTELLYELGADVAGITKFCVHPEAWFRSKTRIGGTKQLHLDKIAALQPDLIIANKEENTKEQIEALAAQFPVWISDINNLESACDMITSIGHIVGKHHVANKIATTIRERFDLLKPLQPNVPTAYFIWRDPWMVAGGDTFIHAMLRTIGLRNVFEDLPRYPSVTLAQLAASGCRLVLLSSEPYPFKEKHIAEIREYLPDAVIHLADGEMFSWYGSRLLHAPAYFSNLLDAGNLQ; encoded by the coding sequence ATGCTGTATAAAGATCAACTGGGCCGGGAGGTTGAGATCCCCTCTCCTCCCCAACGGATTGTTTCCGTAGTGCCTTCGCAAACAGAATTATTGTATGAGCTTGGTGCAGATGTTGCAGGCATTACAAAATTCTGTGTACACCCGGAAGCGTGGTTCCGCAGCAAAACACGCATTGGCGGCACCAAACAATTACACCTGGATAAAATAGCCGCCCTGCAGCCGGACCTGATCATTGCCAATAAAGAAGAGAACACCAAAGAACAGATAGAAGCCCTTGCTGCACAATTCCCTGTATGGATCAGTGATATCAATAACCTGGAGAGTGCCTGTGATATGATCACTTCCATCGGCCACATTGTGGGCAAACACCACGTTGCCAATAAGATCGCCACTACCATAAGAGAACGTTTTGATCTGTTAAAACCGCTTCAACCCAATGTACCCACTGCCTATTTTATCTGGCGCGATCCATGGATGGTAGCAGGTGGTGATACTTTTATTCATGCAATGCTCCGCACTATCGGATTAAGGAATGTGTTTGAAGATCTTCCCCGTTATCCTTCCGTTACCCTCGCACAACTAGCCGCAAGTGGCTGCCGCCTGGTATTACTTTCCAGCGAACCCTATCCTTTTAAGGAAAAACACATCGCTGAAATACGCGAATATTTACCGGATGCTGTGATACATCTTGCAGATGGAGAAATGTTTTCCTGGTATGGCAGCAGGTTATTACATGCACCTGCTTATTTCAGTAATTTATTAGACGCAGGCAACCTTCAATAA